Proteins found in one Candidatus Baltobacteraceae bacterium genomic segment:
- a CDS encoding sigma-70 family RNA polymerase sigma factor — protein sequence MSTEQLRTRFQALVDENRRIVYKICSSYCPNRDDRDDLAQEIVTELWKSFATFDERSRFSTWLYRVALNVAISFSRRERRRARHVVSGGENLLDVAESARGTPEDLFVLYQFIEDLDPLNKALVLLYLDGYAYREISDVLGITETNVATKISRLKSAIRTHFSSTAAT from the coding sequence ATGAGCACTGAGCAGTTGCGGACGCGGTTCCAAGCCCTCGTAGACGAGAACCGCCGAATCGTGTACAAGATTTGCAGCTCGTATTGTCCGAACCGGGACGACCGTGACGACCTTGCTCAAGAGATCGTCACAGAACTCTGGAAATCGTTTGCCACGTTCGATGAACGTAGCCGGTTTTCGACCTGGCTCTATCGCGTGGCACTCAACGTCGCCATTTCATTCAGCCGTCGAGAACGCCGGCGAGCCCGGCATGTTGTTTCGGGAGGCGAGAATCTTCTTGACGTGGCCGAAAGTGCGCGCGGCACTCCCGAGGACTTGTTCGTTCTCTATCAATTCATCGAGGATCTCGATCCGTTAAACAAGGCCCTCGTTCTGCTCTATCTCGACGGATACGCATATCGCGAGATTTCCGACGTGCTGGGCATTACCGAAACCAACGTGGCGACGAAAATTAGCCGCTTGAAGAGTGCAATAAGAACACACTTTTCAAGCACAGCGGCGACCTAG